Proteins found in one Pempheris klunzingeri isolate RE-2024b chromosome 6, fPemKlu1.hap1, whole genome shotgun sequence genomic segment:
- the b4galt6 gene encoding beta-1,4-galactosyltransferase 6, giving the protein MVNWRRLLRMSNRSFLAFIFFFSMSTTCLYFIYVAPGIANTYFFMVQAQGIMLRDNVRTIGQMIRLYTNKNSTLNGTDYPDGSNSSEYLVQPTTYLPENFTYAQNLPCPERLPSMKGLMEVNMTEIPMEEIELKFSKFFDIEFGGHWKPKDCRPRWKVAILIPFRNRHEHLPILFQHLIPMLQRQRLQFAFYVIEQSGSQPFNRAMLFNVGFLEAMKDLDWDCLVFHDVDHIPENDRNYYGCGQMPRHFAAKLDKYMYILPYSEFFGGVSGLTVEQFRKINGFPNAFWGWGGEDDDLWNRVHYAGLNVTRPEGEIGKYKSIPHHHRGEVQFLGRYKLLRYSKERQHLDGLNNLHYNPQISLSSLYKNITVDLSPELAPITDY; this is encoded by the exons ATGGTGAACTGGAGGCGGCTGCTGCGAATGTCCAACCGATCGTTTCTGGCCTTCATATTCTTCTTCTCCATGTCCACCACTTGTCTCTACTTCATTTATGTGGCTCCGGGAATAG ccaaTACATACTTCTTCATGGTGCAGGCTCAGGGCATCATGTTAAGGGACAATGTGAGGACCATCGGCCAGATGATCAGATTGTACACCAACAAGAACAGTACACTTAACGGGACGG ACTACCCTGATGGCAGTAACTCCAGTGAGTACCTGGTCCAGCCTACCACATACCTCCCTGAGAACTTCACGTACGCCCAGAACCTCCCCTGCCCAGAGCGATTACCTTCTATGA AGGGCCTTATGGAAGTGAACATGACGGAGATCCCTATGGAGGAGATAGAACTGAAGTTCTCCAAATTTTTCGACATTGAGTTTGGAGGACATTGGAAACCAAAGGACTGCAGACCTCGCTGGAAG GTGGCCATCCTGATTCCATTTAGAAACCGCCATGAACATCTCCCCATCCTCTTCCAACACCTCATCCCCATGCTGCAGAGACAGCGGCTGCAATTTGCCTTCTATGTCATCGAGcag agtgggAGCCAGCCCTTCAACAGAGCCatgctgtttaatgtgggaTTCCTGGAGGCCATGAAGGACTTGGACTGGGACTGCTTGGTCTTCCATGATGTCGACCACATCCCTGAGAATGACCGAAACTACTACGGCTGTGGTCAGATGCCACGCCACTTTGCTGCCAAGCTGGACAAATACatgtacat TCTTCCATACAGCGAGTTCTTTGGTGGTGTGAGTGGACTTACTGTGGAGCAATTCCGCAAGATTAATGGCTTTCCCAATGCATTCTGGGGttggggaggagaggatgacGATTTATGGAACAG GGTTCACTATGCTGGTCTGAATGTCACACGGCCAGAGGGAGAGATCGGCAAGTACAAGTCAATTCCTCATCACCACAGAGGAGAGGTGCAGTTCCTTGGGAG gtaTAAGCTGCTGAGATATTCCAAAGAGCGGCAACACCTGGATGGCCTCAACAACCTCCATTACAACCCCCAGATCTCCCTCAGCAGCCTCTACAAGAACATCACGGTGGACCTGTCCCCCGAGCTCGCTCCTATTACAGACTACTGA
- the rfc4 gene encoding replication factor C subunit 4: MQAFLKGATVQTTRPQKDKAAAGPSTEKKARAVPWVEKYRPKCVDEVAFQEEVVAVLKKSLEGADLPNLLFYGPPGTGKTSTILAAARELYGPELYRQRVLELNASDERGIQVVREKVKTFAQLTVAGTRPDGKSCPPFKIIILDEADSMTSAAQAALRRTMEKESRTTRFCLICNYISRIIEPLTSRCSKFRFKPLANQIQEERLLEICEKESLKYTKESIAALVRVSEGDLRKAITFLQSAARLNVDKEITERTIVEIAGVVPPKMIDSLLQICFRGTFEKLEVAVRNMVDEGYAATQILSQLHESIIEQDLSDKQKSAITEKMAVVGKCLSDGADEYLQMLSLCSVIMQQASHNN; the protein is encoded by the exons ATGCAGGCCTTCCTGAAAGGAGCCACTGTGCAGACTACCAGACCTCAGAAAGACAAGGCTGCAGCAGGTCCCAGTACAGAGAAGAAGGCCAGGGCTGTTCCTTGGGTAGAAAAATA CAGGCCAAAGTGTGTTGATGAGGTGGCCTTTCAGGAGGAGGTGGTAGCAGTGCTGAAGAAATCTCTGGAAGGAGCAGAT CTTCCCAACTTGCTCTTTTATGGTCCTCCTGGAACAGGAAAGACTTCCACTATCTTAGCTGCTGCCCGTGAACTTTATGG TCCAGAGCTGTACAGACAGAGGGTGCTGGAGTTAAATGCCTCTGATGAACGAGGCATCCAGGTCGTCAGAGAGAAGGTCAAGACCTTTGCCCAACTCACAGTGGCCGGGACTCGCCCAGA TGGGAAGTCGTGCCCTCCCTTTAAGATCATCATCCTGGATGAGGCAGACTCCATGACATCAGCAGCTCAGGCTGCTCTCAGGCGGACAATGGAAAAGGAGTCCCGCACCACCCGCTTCTGCCTCATCTGTAACTACATCAGCAG GATCATTGAGCCTCTGACCTCCAGATGTTCCAAGTTTCGCTTCAAACCTCTAGCCAATCAGATCCAAGAAGAGCGCCTGCTGGAGATCTGTGAGAAGGAGAGCCTCAAATACACCAAAGAG AGTATAGCAGCATTGGTGAGGGTGTCTGAGGGAGACCTGCGGAAAGCCATCACCTTCCTGCAGAGTGCTGCACGCCTCAACGTCGACAAGGAGATCACCGAGCGCACCATCGTTGAAATTGCCGGG GTCGTCCCTCCCAAGATGATCGACAGTTTACTCCAGATCTGCTTCAGAGGGACATTTGAGAAACTAGAAGTTGCAGTCAGG AACATGGTGGATGAAGGCTACGCAGCCACACAGATCCTGAGTCAGCTCCATGAGTCTATCATAGAGCAGGACCTGAGCGACAAGCAGAAGTCAGCCATCACAGAGAAGATGGCG GTCGTAGGTAAATGCCTGTCAGATGGTGCCGATGAGTACTTGCAGATGTTGAGTCTCTGTTCAGTCATCATGCAGCAGGCCTCCCACAACAACTGA